One Caloenas nicobarica isolate bCalNic1 chromosome 36, bCalNic1.hap1, whole genome shotgun sequence genomic window carries:
- the EIF3G gene encoding eukaryotic translation initiation factor 3 subunit G: MPTGDYDSKPSWADQVEEEGGEDDKCITSELLKDIPLPGVLGGSLSAEAELLKGGPLPSPKELINGNIKTITEYREEEDGRKVKIIRTFRIETRKASKAVARRKNWKKFGNSEFDAPGPNVATTTVSDDVFMTFITSKEDLNCQEEEDPMNKLKGQKIVSCRICKGDHWTTRCPYKDTLGPMQKELAEQLGLSTGEKEKLPGEPEPVQAQPSKTGKYVPPSLRDGASRRGESMQPNRRADDNATIRVTNLSEDTRETDLQELFRPFGSISRIYLAKDKTTGQSKGFAFISFHRREDAARAIAGVSGFGYDHLILNVEWAKPSTN; this comes from the exons ATGCCGACCGGGGACTACGA ctcCAAGCCCAGCTGGGCCGACCAGGTGGAAGAGGAGGGCGGAGAGGACG ACAAATGCATCACCAGCGAATTGCTGAAGGACATTCCCCtgcccggggtgctggggggcagccTGAGCGCCGAGGCCGAGCTGCTGAAGGGAG GGCCGCTCCCATCCCCAAAAGAGCTCATTAACGGCAACATCAAAACCATCACGGAGTATCGTGAAGAGGAGGATGGGCGCAAGGTGAAG ATCATCCGCACCTTCCGCATCGAAACCAGGAAGGCGTCCAAGGCGGTGGCGCGTCGGAAG aACTGGAAGAAATTTGGCAACTCGGAGTTCGACGCCCCCGGCCCCAACGTCGCCACCACCACCGTGAGCGACGATGTCTTCATGACCTTCATCACCAGCAAGgag GACCTGAactgccaggaggaggaggatccCATGAACAAACTGAAGGGGCAGAAGATCGTTTCATGCCGGATCTGCAAAGGCGACCACTGGACGACGCGTTGTCCCTACAAGGACACGCTGGGGCCGATGCAGAAGGAGCTGGCCGAGCAGCTTGGACTGTCCACAGGCGAGAAGGAGAAGCTCCCCGGAG AGCCGGAGCCGGTGCAGGCGCAGCCGAGCAAGACGGGGAAATACGTCCCCCCGAGCCTGCGTGACGGGGCCAGCCGCCGCGGAGAGTCCATGCAGCCCAACCGCAGGG CTGACGACAATGCCACCATCCGTGTCACCAACCTGTCCGAGGACACGCGTGAGACTGATCTCCAGGAGCTTTTCCGGCCGTTCGGCTCCATCTCCAGGATTTATTTAGCCAAGGACAAGACCACCGGCCAGTCCAAG GGTTTTGCCTTCATCAGCTTCCACCGCCGCGAGGACGCGGCGCGGGCCATCGCCGGCGTCTCCGGTTTTGGCTACGACCACTTGATCCTCAATGTGGAATGGGCCAA ACCCTCCACCAACTGA
- the LOC136000907 gene encoding uncharacterized protein LOC136000907: protein MGRPSKSKHQKKERAAARHQAQQDFATVPHSFVFHRGRGGKNLRQLVSDVRKVMEPFTARALKVRKNNSLKDFVAVAGPLGVTHFLVFSKSSSSINFKLFRLPGGPTLTFKVLQYSLIKDVVSSLKRHRMHEQQFTHHPLLVLSNFGLQQIQVKVMATMFQNMFPSINVHRVNLNNIKRCLLIAYNAETQQLDFRHYSVKVVPVGVSKGLKKLLQEKFPNMSRLEDISELLVKDINLSESEAEQDGTHNTLELPQAYAGRGNMKAQQSAVRLTEIGPRMTLQLVKVEEGLAQGNVLYHGFVHKTESEVREMLAQKEAKLRLKAERRHKQEADVERKRRQREAQREKSLAGMRRKRQQDGDSDAEDPGAPEQPEAAERSESDGDDDDAEYYRQEVGEEPDKDLFPKRKRSSLGAAPLRKRRRHSRPGDPTPSPAAPGKGDAAPRDPLCRGGAGKGATGRKLHRKTQRPGRGRSDGGAARPKGRGKVLTKGKMIFRRPGRAKKGKHDPPVALLGFWGGLWGDCDCPQTPVALCAVRQPLPARAGASGRCLWEGEVPPPAGLLSPGVALGLSPRGGTGEERGSGRAKVSLIPAQGSTQPTKPDALPAAPPVPLPTTTTPRLGGDRQDPSPCPRRTMAAPLTRCGNFSTFQESLWPVLAAQFPPALLGNAVAVYRLAATRRSWHSGAVYSFHLAVSGLLYSLSLPFLAAYYYPPKDWRYGVALCKLERFLFNCNLYGGTFFLACISLNRFIAIVHPLRARGRLQPQDAQALSAAVWVLATALSAPALFFTELREAEEGTTECLGSAVPARLPRFYPYSLVLAGLGCALPFLLTAACYAAVLRTVWRNPHLSRAEKRKVGLLVAAGVALYAFSYLPYHIFRNLNLQRRLLAPSTENCAVSRAVHAAAQVCKILVNLNVCLQPLLYATLPDSAPSCCSAGNADGERAEHAELRPVA, encoded by the exons atgGGGCGGCCGAGCAAA AGCAAGCACCAGAAGAAGGAGCGCGCGGCCGCGCGGCACCAGGCCCAGCAGGACTTCGCCACCGTCCCCCACTCCTTCGTCTTCCACCGCGGGCGCGGCGGCAAAAACCTGCGGCAGCTGGTGAGCGACGTGAGGAAGGTGATGGAGCCCTTCACCGCCAGAGCCCTCAAG GTGCGGAAAAACAACTCGCTGAAGGATTTTGTGGCGGTGGCCGGACCCTTGGGGGTGACGCATTTCTTGGTTTTCAGTAAATCCTCCTCCAGCATCAATTTT AAGCTTTTCCGCCTGCCGGGGGGCCCGACGCTGACGTTCAAGGTGCTGCAG TACTCGCTCATCAAGGACGTGGTGTCGTCCCTCAAGCGGCACCGAATGCACGAGCAGCAGTTCACCCACCACCCCCTCCTGGTCCTCAGCAACTTCGGGCTCCAGCAGATCCAGGTCAAGGTCATGGCCACTATGTTCCAGAACATGTTCCCCTCCATCAATGTCCACAGG GTCAACCTCAACAACATCAAGCGCTGTTTGCTCATCGCCTACAACGCAGAGACGCAGCAACTCGATTTCAGGCATTA cAGCGTGAAGGTCGTTCCCGTGGGCGTCAGCAAAGGCCTCaagaagctgctgcaggagaaattCCCCAACATGAGCCGCCTGGAAGACATCAGCGAACTGCTGGTCAA GGACATCAACCTCTCGGAGAGTGAAGCTGAGCAGGACGGGACCCACAACACGCTGGAGCTGCCGCAGGCGTATGCCGGCCGGGGCAACATGAAGGCGCAGCAAAGCGCCGTGCGCCTCACCGAG ATCGGCCCCCGCATGACACTGCAGCTCGtgaaggtggaggaaggactGGCGCAGGGCAATGTCCTCTACCACGGCTTCG TGCACAAGACGGAGAGCGAGGTGCGGGAGATGCTGGCGCAGAAGGAGGCGAAGCTGCGGCTCAAGGCGGAGCGGCGGCACAAGCAGGAGGCGGATGTGGAGCGCAAGCGGCGGCAGCGCGAGGCGCAGAG ggagaagagcctggctgggATGCGGAGGAAACGGCAGCAGGATGGTGACAGCGACGCCGAGGACCCCGGCGCACCGGAGCAGCCGGAGGCAGCCGAGCGCTCGGAGAGCGAcggtgatgatgatgatgccGAGTATTATCGGCAGGAGGTGGGCGAGGAGCCCGACAAAG ATCTCTTCCCCAAGCGGAAGCGAAGCTCCTTGGGCGCCGCGCCATTACGGAAGCGCCGCCGGCACAGCCGACCGGGCGatcccacccccagccctgcggcACCAGGGAAGGGAGACGCGGCACCGAGGGACCCGCTGTGCCGCGGCGGTGCCGGGAAAGGGGCGACCGGCCGCAAACTGCACCGAAAAACCcagcggccgggccgggggaggAGCGACGGCGGCGCCGCGAGGCCAAAGGGCCGAGGGAAGGTGCTGACAAAGGGGAAGATGATTTTCCGGCGGCCAGGACGTGCCAAGAAGGGGAAGC ATGACCCCCCTGTGGCTCTgctgggtttttggggggggttgtggggTGACTGTgactgtccccaaacccccgtgGCTCTTTGTGCGGTcaggcagcccctgcctgcGCGGGCAGGAGCCTCCGGGCGCTGCCTGTGGGAAGGGGAAGTTCCGCCCCCCGCCGGCCTCTTGTCCCCAGGGGTGGCCCTGGGACTGTCACCGAGGGgagggacaggagaggaacGCGGATCTGGAAG GGCCAAGGTCTCCTTGATCCCGGCGCAAGGCTCAactcaaccaaccaaacccGACGCGTTGCCGGCGGCTCCGCCCGTTCCCCTGCCCACAACCACAACCCCGCGGTTGGGGGGTGATCGGCAGGacccctccccgtgtccccgccgCACGATGGCGGCTCCGCTCACCCGCTGCGGCAACTTCAGCACCTTCCAGGAGTCGCTGTGGCCGGTGCTGGCGGCGCAATTCCCGCCGGCGCTGCTGGGCAACGCCGTGGCCGTTTACCGCTTGGCCGCCACCAGGCGCTCCTGGCACAGCGGCGCGGTCTACTCCTTCCACCTCGCCGTCAGCGGGCTCCTCTACTCCCTCTCGCTGCCGTTTTTAGCCGCATATTACTACCCGCCGAAGGACTGGCGCTATGGCGTGGCACTCTGCAAGCTCGAACGCTTCCTCTTCAACTGCAACCTCTACGGCGGCACCTTCTTCCTGGCCTGCATCAGCCTCAACCGCTTCATCGCCATCGTGCACCCGCTGCGGGCGCGCGGGCGGCTGCAGCCGCAGGACGCCCAGGCGCTGAGCGCGGCCGTTTGGGTGCTGGCCACGGCGCTTTCGGCGCCCGCGTTGTTTTTCACCGAGCTGCGGGAGGCGGAGGAGGGCACCACGGAGTGTTTGGGGAGCGCGGTGCCGGCACGGCTGCCGCGGTTTTACCCGTACAGCCTGGTGCTGGCCGGGCTGGGCTGCGCGCTGCCGTTCCTCCTCACCGCCGCCTGCTACGCTGCGGTTCTCCGCACCGTTTGGCGCAACCCTCACCTCAGCCGGGCGGAAAAGCGCAAagtggggctgctggtggcGGCCGGGGTGGCTCTTTACGCTTTTTCCTACCTCCCGTATCACATTTTCCGGAATCTCAACCTGCAGCGGCGTTTGCTGGCGCCCAGCACAGAGAATTGCGCCGTGTCCAGAGCCGTCCATGCCGCCGCACAGGTCTGCAAGATCCTGGTCAACCTCAACGTCTGCCTGCAGCCGCTGCTCTACGCCACACTACCCGACAGCGCGCCGAGCTGCTGCAGCGCCGGCAACGCCGATGGCGAGCGCGCCGAGCACGCCGAGCTGCGCCCGGTGGCCTAA
- the RDH8 gene encoding retinol dehydrogenase 8 translates to MATPAPRAVLVTGCSSGIGLAVAVKLAQDPQQRFQVIATMRDLRKKEKLEAAAGAALGKTLSIQRLDVCSDSSVAECMASIPGGRVDVLVNNAGVGHVGPVESVSVEEMKRIFDTNFFGVVRMIKAVLPDMKRRQNGHIVVVSSVMGLQGIVFNDVYAASKFAVEGFCESLAVQLLQFNVFVSMVEPGPVNTDFELKLMEEVSRSEFPGADAATVRYFKDVYLPASHQIFTTLGQSPAAVAEAIVTVISARRPAFRTQTNRLYTPLVALKYADPSGDLSVGTFYRLLFHYGTLFHLSMAALRCLTCGCCRRRVTPF, encoded by the exons ATGGCCacccccgcgccccgcgccgTCCTGGTCACCGGCTGCTCCTCCGGCATCGGCCTGGCCGTGGCCGTCAAGCTGGCGCAGGACCCCCAGCAGCGCTTCCAGG TAATCGCCACCATGCGGGACCTGcggaagaaagagaaattggaggcggcggcgggagcggcgctgGGCAAGACGCTCAGCATCCAGCGCCTGGACGTGTGCAGCGACAGCTCAGTGGCGGAATGCATGGCCAGCATCCCCGGGGGACGCGTGGACGTGCTGG TGAACAACGCGGGCGTGGGGCACGTGGGGCCGGTGGAGAGCGTCAGCGTGGAGGAGATGAAGCGGATCTTCGACACCAACTTCTTTGGGGTCGTGAGGATGATCAAGGCCGTTCTCCCCGACATGAAGCGGCGGCAGAACGGGCACATCGTGGTCGTCAGCAGCGtcatggggctgcagg GGATCGTCTTCAACGACGTCTATGCCGCCTCCAAGTTCGCCGTGGAGGGGTTTTGCGAGAGCTTGGCcgtgcagctgctgcagttcaACGTCTT CGTCTCCATGGTGGAGCCAGGTCCTGTCAACACGGACTTTGAGCTGAAGCTGATGGAGGAGGTTTCACGCTCCGAATTCCCCGGCGCCGATGCAGCCACCGTGCGGTACTTCAAGGACGTCTACCTGCCGGCGTCCCACCAAATCTTCACCACGCTGGGGCAGAGCCCGGCCGCCGTGGCCGAG GCCATCGTGACCGTGATCAGCGCCCGGCGCCCGGCTTTCCGCACCCAAACCAACCGGCTCTACACGCCCTTGGTGGCTCTCAAGTACGCGGATCCCTCGGGGGATCTGTCGGTCGGGACCTTCTACCGCCTGCTGTTCCACTACGGGACCCTGTTCCACCTCAGCATGGCCGCCCTGCGCTGCCTCACCTGCGGCTGCTGCCGCCGCAGGGTCACCCCCTTTTGA